A genome region from Bradyrhizobium sp. WSM1417 includes the following:
- a CDS encoding efflux RND transporter periplasmic adaptor subunit, which produces MKTLRLLTALALGGGLALAGYWHLNRARGLLDAEIISAAAAAEPTPLYYRDPGGAPLWSAGPKKDERGRDYLPVYDDDQAVQAGPKAQQAFSRKILYYRNPMGLPDTSPVPKKDSMGMDYVPVYEGDDTDDGTVKLSPGKIQRTGVKSEPVERRSMRVAMKAPGTIQLDERRISVIAMRAESFVQKVADVTTGTRVKAGQPLMEIYSSAVASAAAEYLATITSKTVGGVETYGRGSRQRLVNLDVPDAVIAEMDRTHTSPVTIRWSAPRDGVVLERSAIEGMRANPGDVLFRIADTSVVWALVDVAERDLGSIAVGQSVAVRARGFPGRTFTGTIAVVYPQVNRDTRTVRVRIELANLDAMLLPDMYVDAEIDTADAAPVLAIQDSAVLDTGSRQSVLVDTGEGRFEPREVKLGRRGGGYVEVRDGLAEGEAVVTSANFLIDAESNLKAALKGFGEAASRATDAGPNHATGDHK; this is translated from the coding sequence ATGAAAACGCTGCGTCTCCTGACGGCTCTTGCGCTGGGCGGCGGCCTGGCCCTGGCCGGTTACTGGCATTTGAACCGTGCGCGAGGGCTCCTCGATGCCGAGATCATATCGGCCGCGGCTGCCGCCGAGCCAACTCCGCTCTATTACCGCGATCCGGGCGGTGCGCCGCTTTGGTCTGCCGGTCCGAAGAAGGACGAGCGCGGCCGGGACTACCTGCCGGTCTATGACGACGATCAGGCGGTCCAGGCCGGACCGAAGGCGCAGCAGGCGTTTTCGCGGAAAATCCTCTATTACCGCAATCCCATGGGCCTGCCAGACACCTCGCCGGTGCCGAAGAAGGATTCGATGGGGATGGATTATGTCCCCGTTTACGAAGGCGACGACACCGACGACGGCACCGTGAAGCTGTCGCCCGGCAAGATCCAGCGCACGGGCGTGAAGTCCGAGCCGGTCGAGCGGCGCTCGATGCGGGTCGCGATGAAGGCGCCCGGTACGATCCAACTCGATGAACGCCGCATATCGGTGATCGCGATGCGCGCCGAAAGCTTCGTGCAGAAGGTCGCCGACGTGACCACCGGCACGCGCGTCAAGGCGGGCCAGCCGCTGATGGAAATCTACAGTTCGGCGGTCGCCTCCGCAGCGGCGGAATATCTCGCGACGATCACCTCCAAGACGGTCGGCGGCGTCGAGACGTATGGCCGCGGCTCGCGACAGCGGCTGGTCAATCTCGATGTTCCCGATGCGGTTATCGCGGAGATGGACAGGACGCACACCTCGCCGGTCACCATACGCTGGTCTGCGCCGCGCGATGGAGTCGTGCTCGAGCGTAGCGCGATCGAAGGTATGCGGGCCAATCCCGGCGACGTGCTGTTCCGGATCGCGGACACCTCGGTTGTCTGGGCGCTGGTCGACGTGGCCGAGCGCGATCTCGGCAGCATCGCGGTGGGGCAGTCTGTCGCCGTGCGCGCACGCGGTTTCCCCGGCCGAACCTTCACCGGGACGATCGCCGTTGTCTATCCGCAGGTGAACCGCGACACGCGAACCGTTCGTGTCCGGATCGAGCTTGCCAATTTGGACGCGATGCTGCTGCCGGACATGTACGTCGATGCCGAGATCGACACGGCCGATGCCGCGCCCGTCCTGGCGATACAGGACAGTGCGGTGCTCGACACCGGCAGCCGGCAGAGCGTCCTCGTCGACACAGGGGAAGGGCGTTTCGAACCGCGCGAGGTCAAGCTTGGTCGTCGCGGCGGCGGTTACGTCGAGGTGCGGGATGGTCTCGCGGAGGGCGAGGCGGTCGTTACCTCCGCCAACTTCCTGATCGATGCGGAGAGCAACCTGAAGGCGGCGCTGAAGGGGTTTGGCGAGGCGGCGTCCCGAGCCACCGACGCCGGCCCTAACCATGCAACGGGAGATCACAAATGA